The Corynebacterium comes genome window below encodes:
- a CDS encoding penicillin-binding transpeptidase domain-containing protein: MTGTARTLVGALTVLVSVFTLASCTPKPVDASPVVEDFLEALATRDTETLASLVDLPSSAQPVIDATWDGLQAESLSATLGEIDVRENIATAQYTLDWRLPRERNLTYDTTLTLTKTNEDWTVRWQPTLLHPRLGANQHLELHPVTADPASVVSSDGVEILQPGTMWRVLVDTDDVADVRPVAADIAAAVNAAHDRDKSVTRIDAAALAEQLDRASGVYSVAMINPVEGPRVAEELRDVGGVIVNDEAAMVNRDPSFAPDIMARVSAIVAADLDGTNGWRVTAVNDYGAPIDDVEYHAAEPAPAIRIGLDHDIQQAAQQAVDLRPDSQAMLVAIRPSTGQVLAVAQTKAADEKGDVALSGLYPPGSVFKIITAAAGIQQQGLTTGSIVPCPGSMNLYGRVVINYNQFALGNVPLERAFASSCNTTFADISTNLAPGELSHTAKQFGLGIDFQIPGLHTVTGSVPEGETPLDRTEAGYGQGLDLASPFGLALVAATAARGETPVPVLIDGHATTVSEEVPAPDPAVVDQVRQMMRSVVTSGTARGMRAGGEIHGKTGEAEINEGSHAWFAGYRADDDIAFATLVVLGGGSESAVAITDHMFVTLDQMRADREPDAVPGSVG; the protein is encoded by the coding sequence ATGACCGGGACCGCAAGAACTCTGGTGGGGGCGTTGACAGTGCTGGTCAGCGTATTCACGCTCGCTTCCTGCACCCCCAAGCCGGTGGATGCTTCGCCCGTCGTCGAGGATTTCCTCGAGGCGCTGGCCACGCGCGACACGGAGACGCTCGCCTCCCTGGTGGACCTCCCGTCCAGTGCCCAGCCCGTCATCGACGCCACCTGGGACGGCCTGCAGGCGGAGTCCCTGAGCGCCACGCTGGGTGAGATCGACGTGCGGGAGAACATCGCCACCGCGCAGTACACGCTGGACTGGCGGTTGCCGCGCGAGCGCAACCTCACCTACGACACCACCCTCACCCTGACGAAGACGAACGAGGACTGGACCGTCCGCTGGCAGCCCACGCTGCTGCACCCGCGCCTGGGCGCCAACCAGCACCTCGAGCTGCACCCCGTGACGGCGGACCCCGCGAGCGTGGTCAGCTCGGACGGAGTGGAGATCCTCCAGCCCGGCACGATGTGGCGCGTCCTCGTCGACACCGACGACGTCGCGGACGTCCGGCCCGTCGCCGCCGACATCGCCGCGGCAGTCAATGCGGCCCACGACCGCGACAAGTCGGTGACGCGTATCGACGCCGCCGCCCTCGCCGAGCAACTCGACCGCGCCTCCGGCGTCTACTCCGTCGCGATGATCAACCCGGTGGAAGGTCCCCGGGTGGCGGAGGAGCTCAGGGACGTGGGCGGGGTCATCGTCAACGACGAGGCCGCCATGGTGAACAGGGACCCCTCCTTCGCGCCCGACATCATGGCGCGCGTGTCCGCCATCGTCGCCGCCGATCTCGACGGCACCAACGGCTGGCGGGTCACCGCGGTCAACGACTACGGCGCCCCCATCGACGACGTGGAGTACCACGCGGCGGAACCCGCGCCGGCCATCCGCATCGGCCTGGACCATGACATCCAGCAGGCCGCACAGCAGGCCGTGGATCTGCGGCCCGATTCGCAGGCCATGCTCGTGGCGATCCGCCCCTCCACCGGCCAGGTGCTCGCCGTCGCCCAGACGAAGGCAGCCGACGAGAAGGGCGACGTCGCCCTTTCCGGCCTCTATCCGCCAGGCTCGGTGTTCAAGATCATCACCGCCGCGGCGGGCATCCAGCAGCAGGGGCTCACCACGGGTTCGATCGTGCCGTGCCCGGGGTCGATGAACCTCTACGGTCGCGTGGTCATCAACTACAACCAGTTCGCGTTGGGCAACGTGCCTCTGGAACGCGCCTTCGCGTCCTCCTGCAACACCACCTTCGCGGACATCTCGACCAACCTGGCGCCGGGGGAGCTCTCCCACACCGCCAAGCAGTTCGGCCTGGGCATCGACTTCCAGATCCCCGGACTCCACACCGTCACCGGTTCCGTCCCGGAGGGCGAGACCCCGCTCGACCGGACTGAAGCCGGTTACGGTCAGGGCCTCGACCTAGCCAGCCCCTTCGGTCTTGCGCTGGTCGCCGCGACCGCCGCCCGCGGCGAGACCCCCGTCCCCGTGCTCATCGACGGCCACGCGACCACCGTCAGCGAGGAGGTTCCCGCACCGGATCCCGCTGTGGTGGACCAGGTCCGGCAGATGATGCGCTCCGTGGTCACCTCCGGTACGGCCCGGGGCATGCGGGCCGGCGGAGAGATCCACGGCAAGACCGGTGAGGCCGAGATCAACGAGGGATCCCACGCCTGGTTCGCCGGCTACCGTGCCGACGACGACATCGCCTTCGCCACGCTCGTGGTCCTCGGTGGTGGTTCCGAGTCCGCGGTCGCCATCACCGATCACATGTTCGTCACCCTCGACCAGATGCGCGCAGACCGCGAGCCGGACGCGGTTCCGGGGTCCGTCGGCTAA
- the ispG gene encoding flavodoxin-dependent (E)-4-hydroxy-3-methylbut-2-enyl-diphosphate synthase codes for MSTSIGLGIPASPPPTLAPRRKTRQLMVGNVGVGSEHPISVQSMTTTKTHDINATLQQIAQLTAAGCDIVRVACPKTIDAEALPIIARKSPIPVIADIHFQPKYIFAAIDAGCAAVRVNPGNIKEFDGRVKEVAKAAGDAGIPIRIGVNGGSLDQRLMQKYGKATPEALVESALWEAGLFEEYGFGDIKISVKHSDPVIMVEAYRQLAEQSDYPLHLGVTEAGPKFQGTIKSAVAFGALLSQGIGDTIRVSLSADPVEEIKVGDQILQSMNLRPRKLEIVSCPSCGRAQVDVYKLAEEVTAGLEGMEFPLRVAVMGCVVNGPGEARDADIGVASGNGKGQIFVKGEVIKTVPESKIVETLIEEAMRIAEEQGLEEIAGTKAEIKVTH; via the coding sequence GTGTCGACCTCCATCGGACTTGGAATCCCGGCCTCCCCGCCGCCCACCCTGGCGCCGCGCCGGAAAACCCGCCAGTTGATGGTCGGCAACGTCGGCGTCGGGTCGGAGCACCCGATCTCGGTGCAGTCCATGACGACCACCAAGACCCACGACATCAACGCCACACTCCAGCAGATCGCGCAGCTGACCGCCGCGGGTTGCGACATCGTGCGCGTCGCCTGCCCGAAGACGATCGACGCCGAGGCGCTGCCCATCATCGCCAGGAAGTCCCCGATCCCGGTCATCGCGGACATCCACTTCCAGCCGAAGTACATCTTCGCCGCCATCGACGCCGGCTGTGCCGCCGTGCGCGTGAACCCGGGCAACATCAAGGAGTTCGACGGCCGCGTCAAGGAGGTCGCCAAGGCGGCCGGTGACGCGGGCATCCCGATCCGCATCGGCGTCAACGGCGGCTCCCTGGACCAGCGTCTGATGCAGAAGTACGGCAAGGCCACCCCGGAGGCGCTCGTCGAGTCCGCGCTGTGGGAGGCCGGACTGTTCGAGGAGTACGGCTTCGGTGACATCAAGATCTCCGTCAAGCACTCCGACCCGGTCATCATGGTCGAGGCCTACCGTCAGCTCGCGGAGCAGAGTGATTACCCGCTGCACCTCGGCGTGACCGAGGCCGGCCCGAAGTTCCAGGGCACCATCAAGTCCGCCGTCGCCTTCGGCGCCCTCCTCTCGCAGGGTATCGGCGACACCATCCGCGTGTCCCTGTCGGCCGATCCGGTCGAGGAGATCAAGGTCGGCGACCAGATCCTGCAGTCGATGAACCTGCGTCCCCGCAAGCTCGAGATCGTGTCCTGCCCGTCCTGCGGCCGCGCCCAGGTCGATGTGTACAAGCTCGCCGAGGAGGTCACCGCCGGTCTGGAGGGTATGGAGTTCCCGCTGCGGGTGGCCGTCATGGGCTGTGTCGTCAACGGCCCCGGCGAGGCCCGGGACGCGGACATCGGCGTGGCCTCCGGCAACGGCAAGGGCCAGATCTTCGTCAAGGGCGAGGTGATCAAGACCGTGCCCGAATCCAAGATCGTGGAGACCCTGATCGAGGAGGCCATGCGCATCGCCGAGGAACAGGGGCTCGAGGAGATCGCGGGAACCAAGGCGGAAATCAAGGTCACCCACTAG
- a CDS encoding M50 family metallopeptidase — MGAYLFGVALFALGIAVTIALHEAGHMFTARAFGMRVRRYFIGFGPTVWSTRRGHTTYGVAALPFGGFCDIAGMTAQDPVTEEEAPHAMVNKPWWQRVIVLSGGVVTNVLVGIIILYGIAVTSGLPNPDVDTTPTVGEVTCVSDQVDAQTLSECTGTGPAGAAGVRVGDRILAIDGEEMADFRQVRETVISRPGEDVVLTIERDGRTLDITVPVEPVTRLSAEGASFEAGAVGLSSAPITNAVKSYGPVEAVPATFAFTGLLLEGTVQGLMSFPAKLPGVVASIFGAERDMEGPMSVVGASRVGGELVERSLWDVFWMMLASLNFFLALFNLVPLPPLDGGHIAVVLWEKVRDFFRRLRGLAPAGPANYEKLLPLTYAMAAVLLTIGMLVIVADVVNPVRLFG; from the coding sequence GTGGGCGCCTACCTGTTCGGCGTGGCCCTGTTCGCCCTCGGCATCGCGGTGACCATCGCGCTGCATGAGGCGGGCCACATGTTCACCGCCCGTGCCTTCGGGATGCGGGTCCGCCGTTATTTCATCGGCTTCGGTCCGACCGTGTGGTCGACCAGGCGCGGCCACACCACCTACGGTGTGGCCGCCCTGCCCTTCGGCGGGTTCTGCGACATCGCGGGCATGACCGCGCAGGATCCGGTCACCGAGGAGGAGGCCCCGCACGCCATGGTGAACAAGCCGTGGTGGCAGCGGGTCATCGTGCTCTCCGGCGGCGTGGTCACGAACGTGCTGGTGGGCATCATCATCCTGTACGGGATCGCCGTGACCAGCGGACTGCCCAACCCGGACGTGGACACCACCCCGACGGTGGGGGAAGTCACCTGTGTCTCCGACCAGGTCGACGCACAGACCCTCTCGGAGTGCACGGGCACCGGCCCGGCGGGTGCGGCCGGCGTGCGGGTCGGCGACCGGATCCTCGCCATCGACGGCGAGGAGATGGCCGACTTCCGCCAGGTCCGCGAGACGGTGATCTCCCGCCCGGGCGAGGACGTCGTACTCACCATCGAACGCGACGGGCGGACCCTGGACATCACCGTGCCGGTCGAACCCGTCACCCGACTGTCCGCGGAAGGCGCCTCCTTCGAGGCCGGGGCCGTGGGTCTGAGCAGTGCACCCATCACGAATGCGGTGAAGTCCTACGGTCCGGTCGAGGCGGTGCCCGCGACCTTCGCCTTCACCGGCCTGCTTCTCGAGGGCACCGTGCAGGGCCTGATGTCCTTCCCGGCCAAGCTCCCCGGGGTCGTCGCCTCGATCTTCGGCGCCGAACGCGACATGGAGGGACCGATGAGCGTCGTCGGCGCCTCCCGCGTGGGCGGCGAACTGGTGGAGCGTTCCCTGTGGGACGTGTTCTGGATGATGCTGGCCTCGTTGAACTTCTTCCTCGCGCTGTTCAACCTCGTCCCGCTGCCGCCGCTGGACGGCGGACACATCGCGGTGGTGCTGTGGGAGAAGGTCCGGGACTTCTTCCGCCGCCTGCGCGGCCTCGCCCCGGCGGGACCCGCGAACTATGAGAAGCTCCTGCCGCTGACCTATGCCATGGCAGCCGTCCTGCTCACGATCGGCATGCTGGTCATCGTCGCTGACGTGGTTAATCCTGTGAGGTTATTCGGCTAG
- the dxr gene encoding 1-deoxy-D-xylulose-5-phosphate reductoisomerase — translation MSGVSPRRILLLGSTGSIGTQAMEVVLANPDLFEVVGIAAGGSAPDLVVSQACQLGLAPDRVAVADEQAAYTVSRALGGAVIAGPDAAERLVREVPADTVLNALVGSLGLAATLATIELGQTLALANKESLVAGGDLVMAAAAEGQIVPVDSEHSAMAQCLRSGTEREVDRLVLTASGGPFRGRDRRQMWDVTPEQAAAHPTWSMGQMNTLNSATLINKGLELIEATLLFGIPAQRIDVTVHPQSIIHSMVTFTDGATIAQASPPSMKLPIALALAWPNRVPEAQPALDFTQAHDWRFEPLDDIAFPAVQLARDVAHRRGTFPAVYNAANEEAAAAFLQGRIRFPQIVDTVAEVVAGADRYAGVPSTVDDILAVEREARVRANAIVDKL, via the coding sequence ATCTCCGGTGTTTCCCCCAGGCGTATTCTCCTCCTCGGCTCGACAGGATCGATCGGCACCCAGGCCATGGAGGTGGTGCTGGCCAATCCCGACCTGTTCGAGGTGGTCGGCATCGCCGCGGGTGGTTCGGCCCCGGACCTCGTTGTCTCCCAGGCGTGTCAGCTGGGGCTGGCCCCGGACCGGGTCGCGGTGGCCGACGAGCAGGCCGCGTACACCGTGAGCCGTGCGCTGGGGGGCGCGGTCATCGCCGGCCCGGACGCCGCAGAACGACTGGTCCGGGAGGTGCCGGCTGACACCGTCCTCAATGCTCTGGTCGGTTCCCTCGGGTTGGCGGCCACCCTGGCCACGATCGAGCTCGGCCAGACCCTGGCGCTGGCGAACAAGGAGTCCCTCGTCGCCGGCGGTGACCTGGTCATGGCGGCCGCGGCCGAAGGACAGATCGTGCCGGTGGATTCCGAGCACTCCGCGATGGCACAGTGCCTCCGGTCCGGAACGGAACGGGAGGTGGACCGCCTGGTGCTGACCGCCAGCGGCGGCCCTTTCCGCGGACGGGACCGCAGGCAGATGTGGGACGTCACCCCGGAGCAGGCCGCCGCACACCCGACGTGGTCGATGGGGCAGATGAACACCCTCAACTCGGCGACGCTGATCAACAAGGGTCTCGAACTCATCGAGGCGACCCTTCTCTTCGGCATCCCGGCCCAGCGTATCGACGTCACCGTCCACCCTCAGTCGATCATCCACTCCATGGTCACCTTCACCGACGGCGCGACCATCGCGCAGGCCTCGCCCCCGTCCATGAAGCTGCCGATCGCCCTGGCCCTGGCCTGGCCGAACCGGGTCCCGGAGGCTCAGCCCGCGCTTGATTTCACGCAGGCGCACGACTGGCGTTTCGAGCCGCTTGATGACATCGCTTTCCCCGCCGTCCAGCTCGCCCGCGACGTCGCCCATCGCCGCGGTACCTTCCCGGCGGTGTACAACGCAGCCAACGAGGAGGCCGCGGCCGCCTTCCTGCAGGGGAGGATCCGGTTCCCGCAGATCGTCGACACCGTCGCGGAGGTTGTCGCGGGGGCCGACCGTTATGCTGGTGTACCGTCTACCGTCGACGACATCCTGGCGGTTGAGCGTGAGGCCCGGGTACGGGCGAACGCGATCGTCGACAAGCTCTAG
- a CDS encoding DUF2631 domain-containing protein → MTQRRALRPVRVLHVHEKEKNVAASHEIVPEVHNGTSTLDVPSAALGWSELSRTTVQVSGWVCVLILLGYNFGNHEGHVETIWLLTIAALVAVGLLIHLFEPKLNQVRTLTARNQPIGHREPEWSYDQKTLSGAYSGLTDSQLRSMNIDPARVQHLRELDAKHAKH, encoded by the coding sequence ATGACGCAGAGACGTGCCCTGCGCCCGGTCCGGGTGCTGCACGTTCATGAGAAGGAGAAGAACGTGGCTGCTTCCCACGAGATCGTGCCTGAGGTTCACAACGGAACCTCCACCCTGGATGTGCCGTCTGCTGCACTCGGTTGGAGCGAGCTGTCCCGCACCACCGTCCAGGTCTCGGGCTGGGTGTGTGTGCTGATCCTGCTGGGTTACAACTTCGGTAACCACGAGGGCCATGTCGAGACCATCTGGCTGCTGACCATCGCGGCCCTGGTCGCCGTCGGACTGCTGATCCACCTCTTCGAGCCGAAGCTCAACCAGGTCCGCACCCTGACCGCGCGCAACCAGCCGATCGGCCACCGCGAGCCGGAGTGGTCCTACGACCAGAAGACCCTGTCGGGCGCCTACTCCGGTCTCACCGACTCCCAGCTGCGTTCCATGAACATCGATCCGGCCCGCGTGCAGCACCTGCGCGAGCTGGACGCCAAGCACGCCAAGCACTAG
- a CDS encoding ABC transporter ATP-binding protein yields MPVPHLPPLVPDPITQALSVRDLTKVFGEQRAVDKLSLDIPRGSIYGVVGPNGAGKTTMITMAAGLARPTGGRAWIAGHDVWADPMPAKRAMGLLVDGVPVFDRLSGREYLSYLGGLRGIEPREVGRRSTELLDALGLADAGGKFIVDYSAGMTKKILLAGALLHNPEILILDEPLEAVDPVSGRLIQQILRDFAARGGTVVLSSHVMELVEGLCDHVAIIDHGRVLSAGHVDDVRQGSSLVDTFVGFVGGGELAEGALGWLRGEVDHE; encoded by the coding sequence ATGCCTGTTCCTCACCTGCCTCCCCTCGTCCCTGATCCGATAACCCAGGCGCTCTCCGTCCGTGACCTGACGAAGGTCTTCGGGGAGCAACGGGCCGTCGACAAGCTCTCCCTCGACATCCCGCGCGGCTCCATCTACGGCGTGGTCGGTCCGAACGGCGCCGGCAAAACCACCATGATCACCATGGCGGCGGGGCTGGCGCGCCCAACCGGGGGGCGGGCCTGGATTGCGGGCCACGACGTGTGGGCTGACCCGATGCCCGCCAAACGCGCGATGGGTCTGCTCGTCGACGGCGTCCCCGTCTTCGACCGTCTCTCGGGTCGGGAGTACCTCTCCTACCTCGGCGGGTTGCGCGGCATCGAGCCCCGGGAGGTGGGGCGCCGGTCCACGGAGCTTCTCGACGCCCTCGGTCTCGCCGACGCCGGCGGCAAGTTCATCGTCGACTACTCGGCGGGCATGACCAAGAAGATCCTGCTGGCCGGCGCGCTGCTGCACAACCCGGAGATCCTCATCCTCGATGAGCCCCTCGAGGCCGTCGATCCGGTGTCGGGCCGGCTCATCCAGCAGATTCTGCGCGACTTCGCCGCCCGCGGCGGCACCGTGGTGTTGTCATCGCACGTCATGGAGCTGGTGGAGGGTCTGTGCGACCATGTCGCCATCATCGATCACGGGCGGGTGCTGTCCGCCGGACACGTCGACGACGTCCGTCAGGGGTCTTCGCTGGTGGACACCTTCGTCGGTTTCGTCGGTGGGGGAGAGCTGGCGGAGGGCGCGCTCGGCTGGCTGCGTGGGGAGGTCGACCATGAGTGA
- the rlmN gene encoding 23S rRNA (adenine(2503)-C(2))-methyltransferase RlmN, protein MAEPVTLQFSAPKRGMPPTHFADLTTEERVERITALGLPKFRADQIARHYYGRFEADPSTMTDLPADARETVAKDLFPTLLSPVRSIRTDNGDTTKSLWRLNDSTLLESVLMRYPDRATLCISSQAGCGMACPFCATGQAGLDRNLSAAEIVDQVRAAAAEMEAEGSRLTNIVFMGMGEPLANYKRVVSAVRQITQPSPQGFGISQRNVTVSTVGLAPAIRKLADEDMSVRLAVSLHTPDDELRDTLVPINNRFSIQEVLDATRYYAEKSGRRVSIEYALIRDINDQDWRADLLGKKLHKALGPKVHVNLIPLNPTPGSKWDASPKERQESFVRRVIAQGVPCTVRDTRGQEIAAACGQLAAEER, encoded by the coding sequence ATGGCCGAACCTGTGACCCTCCAGTTCTCCGCCCCGAAGAGGGGCATGCCGCCCACACACTTCGCCGACCTCACCACCGAGGAGCGCGTCGAGCGCATCACCGCCCTCGGCCTGCCGAAGTTCCGTGCCGACCAGATTGCCCGCCACTACTACGGGCGTTTCGAAGCCGACCCCTCCACCATGACCGACCTGCCGGCAGACGCCCGCGAGACGGTGGCGAAGGATCTTTTCCCCACCCTGCTGTCCCCGGTGCGCAGCATCAGGACCGACAACGGTGACACCACCAAATCACTCTGGCGCCTCAACGACAGCACCCTGCTGGAATCTGTGCTCATGCGTTACCCGGACCGGGCGACGCTGTGCATCTCCTCGCAGGCGGGCTGCGGCATGGCGTGTCCGTTCTGCGCCACCGGCCAGGCCGGCCTGGACCGTAACCTCTCCGCCGCGGAGATCGTCGATCAGGTCCGCGCCGCGGCCGCCGAGATGGAGGCGGAGGGTTCACGCCTGACCAACATCGTCTTCATGGGCATGGGGGAGCCGCTGGCCAACTACAAGCGCGTCGTCTCCGCCGTCCGACAGATCACCCAGCCTTCGCCGCAGGGCTTCGGCATCTCGCAGCGCAACGTCACGGTGTCCACGGTCGGTCTGGCACCGGCGATCCGCAAGTTGGCGGATGAGGACATGAGCGTGCGCCTGGCCGTGTCCCTGCACACCCCGGACGATGAACTGCGTGACACCCTCGTGCCGATCAACAACCGCTTCTCCATCCAGGAGGTGCTCGACGCCACCCGCTACTACGCGGAGAAGTCCGGTCGTCGTGTCTCCATCGAGTACGCCCTGATCCGCGACATCAACGACCAGGACTGGCGCGCCGACCTGCTGGGTAAGAAGCTGCACAAGGCCCTCGGCCCCAAGGTGCACGTCAACCTCATCCCGCTCAACCCCACCCCGGGTTCGAAGTGGGACGCCTCCCCGAAGGAGCGCCAGGAATCATTCGTCCGTCGTGTCATCGCCCAGGGTGTGCCGTGCACGGTGCGTGACACCCGCGGTCAGGAGATCGCCGCCGCCTGCGGACAGCTCGCGGCAGAGGAGAGATAG
- a CDS encoding LapA family protein, with translation MTRSNSQYGDDPVYDTNPSVRNEPPAAHLDEHRDIYAEEHGTANLPATVTEPEHHKVKQEKVEKPKVRGSVASGTWAALIIGALLLIGLLVFILQNQQQVQLNLFAWTFQFPIGIGFLFAAITGALIMALVGAVRMLELRRQVRKTRKG, from the coding sequence ATGACACGTTCCAACTCCCAGTACGGGGATGATCCCGTCTACGACACCAACCCCTCAGTCCGCAACGAACCGCCTGCCGCCCACCTCGACGAACACCGGGATATCTACGCCGAGGAACACGGGACGGCCAATCTGCCCGCGACCGTGACAGAACCTGAACATCACAAGGTGAAGCAGGAGAAGGTGGAGAAGCCGAAGGTCCGGGGCTCCGTGGCCAGCGGCACCTGGGCCGCGCTGATCATCGGCGCGCTGCTGCTCATCGGTCTGCTGGTGTTCATCCTGCAGAACCAGCAACAGGTTCAACTCAACCTGTTCGCGTGGACCTTCCAGTTCCCGATCGGCATCGGCTTCCTCTTCGCCGCGATCACCGGCGCGCTGATCATGGCACTGGTCGGTGCCGTGCGGATGCTGGAGCTGCGCCGTCAGGTGCGGAAAACGCGGAAGGGCTAA
- a CDS encoding phosphatidate cytidylyltransferase codes for MSDARRLAPAGHLPKPKNNPGRNLPVAIAVGAILGTLVLLAVWIGPVGWYPLVAAAVAVATWEVISRLRERSYQIPLLPMILLGQLMVWMSWPFGTKGLVAAYVTAVLGAMFGRLFYHGRTTAPQNYLRDTSMAIFVLTWIPLFASFAAMLSLIASDGVPGGLYIITFMLCVVASDTGGFIAGVMFGSHPMAPAVSPKKSWEGFAGSVVGGSVTGALTVALLLQHEWWVGAFMGVGLVVCATLGDLVESQFKRELGIKDMSTLLPAHGGLMDRLDGMLPSAMVTWLVLSLLGS; via the coding sequence GTGAGCGACGCAAGGCGCCTTGCTCCGGCGGGTCACCTGCCGAAACCGAAGAACAACCCCGGTCGTAACCTGCCGGTTGCCATCGCCGTCGGCGCGATCCTGGGGACACTGGTTCTTCTGGCGGTGTGGATCGGCCCGGTGGGCTGGTACCCGCTCGTGGCTGCTGCGGTGGCCGTGGCGACGTGGGAGGTCATTTCCCGGTTGCGGGAACGGTCCTACCAGATCCCCCTGCTGCCGATGATCCTGCTGGGGCAGCTCATGGTGTGGATGTCCTGGCCCTTCGGCACGAAAGGGCTGGTGGCGGCGTATGTGACGGCGGTGCTGGGCGCGATGTTCGGCCGTCTCTTCTATCACGGTCGCACCACGGCACCGCAGAACTATCTGCGGGACACCTCGATGGCGATCTTCGTCCTCACGTGGATCCCGCTTTTCGCCTCCTTCGCGGCGATGCTCTCCCTCATCGCCTCCGACGGGGTGCCCGGGGGTTTGTACATCATCACGTTCATGCTGTGCGTGGTGGCCTCGGACACAGGTGGTTTCATCGCCGGAGTGATGTTCGGGTCACACCCCATGGCCCCGGCGGTGAGCCCGAAGAAATCCTGGGAGGGCTTCGCGGGTTCCGTCGTCGGCGGTTCCGTCACGGGCGCGCTGACCGTTGCCCTGCTCCTGCAGCACGAGTGGTGGGTCGGTGCCTTCATGGGCGTCGGCCTGGTTGTCTGTGCGACGCTCGGCGACCTGGTGGAGTCCCAGTTCAAACGCGAGCTGGGCATCAAGGACATGTCCACCCTGCTCCCGGCCCACGGTGGTCTCATGGACCGGCTCGACGGCATGCTGCCTTCGGCGATGGTGACCTGGCTGGTGCTCAGCCTGCTGGGTAGTTAG
- the frr gene encoding ribosome recycling factor encodes MIDEILLESEERMSNSVEHTREDLTTIRTGRANPAMFNGIVAEYYGSPTPITQMATISVPEPRMLIIKPYEMGLMNDIEKAIRNSDLGVNPTNDGQVLRVSIPQLTEERRRDMAKMAKGKGEDGKIAIRNIRRKGMEQLKKLQKDGDVGEDEVQTAEKELDKITQGYVAQVDELVTRKEAELMEV; translated from the coding sequence ATGATCGACGAGATCCTCCTCGAGTCCGAGGAACGCATGTCCAACTCGGTTGAGCACACCCGCGAGGACCTGACCACGATCCGTACGGGACGCGCCAACCCTGCCATGTTCAACGGCATCGTCGCCGAGTATTACGGTTCGCCCACGCCGATCACCCAGATGGCGACCATTTCGGTGCCGGAGCCGCGCATGCTCATCATCAAGCCCTACGAGATGGGCCTGATGAACGATATCGAGAAAGCCATCCGTAACTCGGATCTGGGTGTCAACCCGACCAACGACGGCCAGGTTCTGCGCGTGAGCATTCCGCAGCTGACCGAGGAGCGTCGCCGTGACATGGCGAAGATGGCCAAGGGCAAGGGGGAGGACGGCAAGATCGCCATCCGCAACATCCGCCGTAAGGGGATGGAGCAGCTGAAGAAGCTCCAGAAGGATGGCGACGTCGGCGAGGACGAGGTCCAGACCGCGGAGAAGGAGCTGGACAAGATCACCCAGGGTTACGTCGCGCAGGTCGACGAGCTGGTCACCCGTAAGGAAGCGGAACTGATGGAGGTCTAG
- the pyrH gene encoding UMP kinase produces MLKLGGEMFGGGTVGIDPDVVENVARQIAEVARTGAEIAVVIGGGNFFRGAELQQRGMDRARSDYMGMLGTVMNCLALQDFLHQQGIDCRVQTAINMAQVAEPYLPLRASRHLEKGRVVIFGAGMGMPYFSTDTTAAQRALEIGCDVLFLAKGVDGVYSDDPRTNPEAELYTEITPREVIEKGLKVADATAFSLCMDNDMPILVFNLLTEGNIARAVAGEQIGTLVKS; encoded by the coding sequence ATGCTGAAGCTGGGGGGTGAGATGTTCGGCGGCGGCACTGTCGGCATCGACCCGGATGTGGTCGAGAACGTCGCCCGCCAGATCGCCGAGGTCGCCCGCACGGGCGCCGAGATCGCCGTGGTCATCGGCGGCGGCAACTTCTTCCGCGGTGCGGAGCTCCAGCAGCGCGGCATGGACCGCGCCCGCTCCGACTACATGGGCATGCTCGGCACGGTGATGAACTGTCTGGCTCTCCAGGACTTCCTGCATCAGCAGGGCATCGACTGCCGGGTCCAGACCGCCATCAACATGGCACAGGTGGCCGAGCCCTACCTTCCGCTGCGCGCCTCCCGCCACCTGGAGAAGGGCCGCGTGGTCATCTTCGGCGCAGGCATGGGTATGCCCTACTTCTCCACCGACACCACCGCCGCACAGCGTGCGCTGGAGATCGGCTGCGACGTCCTGTTCCTGGCCAAGGGCGTGGACGGCGTCTACTCGGACGATCCCCGCACCAACCCGGAGGCCGAGCTGTACACGGAGATCACCCCGCGCGAGGTCATCGAGAAGGGCCTGAAGGTCGCGGACGCCACCGCCTTCTCCCTGTGCATGGACAACGACATGCCCATCCTGGTGTTCAACCTGCTCACCGAGGGCAACATTGCCCGTGCGGTCGCCGGTGAGCAGATCGGCACGCTGGTCAAGTCCTAG